Within the Cystobacter fuscus DSM 2262 genome, the region GTCCGCCCGCTCCTTCGTCCCCGCGAACACCAGCGCCGTCGCCTCGTCCCTCGCCAGCAGCGCGAGCAGCAGCGCCGTCTTCTCCTCGGGCTTCACCACATACAGCCGCTGCTCGGCGCGCTCGGCGGGCGTCCCACTGCGCGTCACCTCCACCCGCACGGGCCGGTGCAGCTCCGCCGAGGCGAAGGCGCTCACGTCCGGGCTCAGCGTCGCGGAGAACAACAGCGTCTGCCTCCGGCGGGGCAGCGCCGCGAGAATCCGCTCGAGCTGCTCCTGGAAGCCCATGTCCAGCATCCGGTCCGCCTCGTCGAGCACCAGCGTGCGCAGCCGCGAGAAGTCCACCAGGCCCGACTTCAACAGGTCCACCAGCCGCCCCGGCGTGGCCAGCACCAGCGTGGGCCGCCGCTCGAGCGCCCCCGCCTGCGCCCCCATGTCCTCGCCCCCGATGACCACCACGTGCGACACCCCACGTGACTCGCCGAAGAAGCGCACCGTCTCGGAGATCTGCTGCACCAGCTCGCGCGTGGGTGCCAGCACCAGCCCCAGCGTCCCCTCCTGACCCGCCAGGCGCTCCACCAGGGGCAGCACGTACGCGGCCGTCTTCCCCGTCCCCGTGGCCGCGCACCCGATGACGTCCCGCCCCTCGAGCGCCGGAGGAATGGCTCTCTCCTGAATGGGGGTGGGCCGCGAGAACCGGGCGCGGCGCACGGCGTCGAGCGCCTCGGGGGACAGTCCAAGCTGGTCGAAGGTGTCGGTCACCCGGCCGGGGTATCACGCCCCCCGAGGTAGGACCACCGGGCCTTTCGTCCCCCCACCCTCCGGCCGCGGCCTCCACCCCACCCTCCCCAAGCGTCCCGGCCAGGACCGCGAGTCCTCGTCCGCTCGGACGCCCAGCGCCATCCAGGCGCCTCCATTGACGCGCCCAGGAGGTGGAGTTAATCAAGACTCAGAAAATGAATCGGGATTCAGCGAAGAAAGCCCCCGTGCCCCGGCTGCGGGCGAGGCTGAAGGAAGCGACGACGGAGGCCATCCGCGCGGCGGCGGAGGAGGTGCTGGGCGAGCAGGGGTTCGGCGCGCGCATGGAGGACATCGCCGAGCGGGCGGGCGTGTCGGTGGGCACCCTCTACAACCACTTCGAGGATCGCACGGCACTGCTGCGCGAGCTGCTGCGCACGCGGCGCGAGGCGCTGGTGGAGAAGCTGGACGCGGTGGTCTCCGAGGTGAAGGGGCGGCCCTTCCGCGAGCAACTCCAGACGCTGCTCGCCGTGGTGTTCGCCCACTTCCGCGAGCACTCGCGATTCTTCGCCCTGGCGATGCAGTCCGAGGCCCTGCGCGGTCCGCTCGTTCCCGCCCAGGGCGGCACGATCGTGGAGCTGACGACGCGGGTGGAGCAGCTCGTGCGGCGCGGGGTGGAGGCGGGTGAGGTGCGGCGCGAGGGCTCGGAGTTCCACGCCTCGCTGCTGGTGGGAATGGTGCGCGCGCTGCTCCTGCGGGCCGCCGAGGCGAAGCGGAGCGACGAGCTCCAGCGGGGAGCGGACGTGCTGCTCCAGGTCTTCTCGAAGGGAATCGAGGTGTAGCCCCCATGTCTTCCGCCGCGTTGCCCGCTCCGAGCGGAGCCGTCACCGTCCAGGCGCCGCCCAACAAGTGGCTCGTCACGCAGCGCGTCCCGGTGCGTATCGCCTGGGTGAATCCCCCGCGGGAGCTGACGCCGCGCGCCGGCCTCTCCGCGGAGGTCACCGTCCACACCTCGCCGTGAACCCCACGGCCGCGCGCGGCGCCGACTCGCGCCGCGCGGCCGGGGTCAGTCCTTGACGGGCGTGGCCTTGAGGGCGGCCTTGCCCTCCTTGACGTACACCTGGAAGCGCACCGTCTTGCACGCGTACTTCTGCACGAGCTGCTCGCGGTTCTTGCGCAGCTTGGCGACGAACTTGTCGTACGTCAGTCCGTCCTGGGGCTCACCGCACTGATCGCGCGTCTGCACGAACTCGCGGAAGACCTCCTGGAAGTGCTGCTCCTCGGTCAAGGCCACCGCACCCGCGCCCGTTCCCGTTCCGAACGGAGACGTGGTGACGCCGGCCTGCTGCTGGGGCGCGTTCATCGGCGAGGCCACGCCGGGGTGGAGGCCCAGCGCGGAGGGCGGCACATTGACTTCGCCCGTCATCGGCCGGGCCGAGCGCGCGAGGAGCTCGCGCGGGATGGCCGCCACGCGCGTCGGCTCGGGAGAGCCGCCGTCCTCATCGAAGCCACCATTCTGGCGCGCCTGGGCGGTGGCCGCGGCGAAGGGGTCCGCCGCCTGTTGCAGCGAGTAGGCCGCCGTCGGGTGGTCCTCGAAGGCGAAGGGGGCGCCGCGCCGGGGAGCGGCCGGGGGCACGCTCGCCGCGGAATCCGTGGAAGCGAAGGGCAGCGAGGCCCCACCCTGGGAGGCGAACGGATCCTTGCCGGGAACCGTGGGCGTGCCGAACGGATCCTTGCCGGGAACCGTGGGCGTGCCGAACGGATCTCCGCCTCGCGGCGTCTCCGGGGTGGTGAAGGGGTAGAGATCCCCGGCGGGAGCGGGAGCCTGGGCGAAGGCGGGCTCGGCGGGAACGGGCGGCGCCGCGAAGGGATGGGTGTCCGATGGGGCGTCGAAGGGCGTCTCGGCGGAAGCGGTCACGGCGGCGGGCCGCACCGGAGCGGGCGAACCGGGGAACGGGAAGTCCTCCGGTCCCGCCGTGGGCGGCTCGGGAGCGGGCGTCAGGAACACCGGACCGGCGAGGGGCGCGGACGAGGCCAGCGCGGGGCCCGCCGCCGGAGCACCCGCCGGCTCCTCCTGCTGCTTGCCGCCCTTCTTCTGCTTCTTCGGCGCGGCGGTCGCGGCCGGATGGCCCGCGCCCATCAACAACGTCCACACGAGCGAGAAGCCCAGCAGGCCCAGGAGCGCGAAGAGGGCGTCGTGCTGGTAGTTGGCCAGCGCGGTCATGAAGGGCCGCACGCTGGAGACGGCCACGGCTTCCAGCCCTCCACCGAGCGACTGGCGCGAGCCCACGGCGAGCGGGGCATCGCCCCCCAGGGTGTCCGAGGGATTGGTGAGCAGGGGCAGGCGCACGCGCGGCACCTGGGCCAGCAGGCTGCGCACGCTGCCGCGCTCGACCACCTGGCCGGACTTGCCCGCGCCCACGTTCTCGAGCGCCTTCGCCACGAGTTCCCTCTCGGCGCCCGCGCTCTCCAGCACCTGGTTGCCCTGGACCAGCGCGAGCGCGGCGACGCCGGAGTTCACGGCCGCGGACTCGAGGAAGGCCTTGTGCACCACCGGAGCGCCCAGCACCACGGTCGCCGCCACCTGGGCGTGGCCGCCGTCGGGGCTCCACAGCACGGGCACGGAGAAGAAGACGTGGGGAGCGCCGAACGCGTCCGCCACCCCGCCCTCGCTGCCCACCTTCTGCTGGGAGCGCGGATCGAACTGCTCATCCGCGCTCGCCTCGCCCGCGCCACGCGCGTACAGCGCGCCCTCGGCGGTGACGAGGCCGAGCACGAGCGAGTCCGTCAGCGGCTTGGGCACGCGCTCGCCCAGGGCGGCGCGCAGCGCGTTGAAGCGCTCGCCCACGGGCGGCTCCACGATGCGGATCCCCTTGCCCCGGGGCAGTGCCTCCACATGGGGCTGCACGGCGGCGACGACGTCGGGATTGCCAGCCAGCGAGAGGGCCAGGGCCTGCACGGAGGAACGG harbors:
- a CDS encoding DEAD/DEAH box helicase; amino-acid sequence: MTDTFDQLGLSPEALDAVRRARFSRPTPIQERAIPPALEGRDVIGCAATGTGKTAAYVLPLVERLAGQEGTLGLVLAPTRELVQQISETVRFFGESRGVSHVVVIGGEDMGAQAGALERRPTLVLATPGRLVDLLKSGLVDFSRLRTLVLDEADRMLDMGFQEQLERILAALPRRRQTLLFSATLSPDVSAFASAELHRPVRVEVTRSGTPAERAEQRLYVVKPEEKTALLLALLARDEATALVFAGTKERADKVHKALQRAGYRCGVLHADRTQNQRNQAMKAFRDGTYRCLVATDIAARGLDVEDVGHVINYDLPHAPEDYVHRIGRTARASASGVASTFVTSKDRQMTEKIERVMRANIPRQEVPREDPVFQEEMARREAAQRDPGPPQKDQGVKKPEGQAPGRHARTHQKGPGAKAQPKK
- a CDS encoding TetR/AcrR family transcriptional regulator, giving the protein MNRDSAKKAPVPRLRARLKEATTEAIRAAAEEVLGEQGFGARMEDIAERAGVSVGTLYNHFEDRTALLRELLRTRREALVEKLDAVVSEVKGRPFREQLQTLLAVVFAHFREHSRFFALAMQSEALRGPLVPAQGGTIVELTTRVEQLVRRGVEAGEVRREGSEFHASLLVGMVRALLLRAAEAKRSDELQRGADVLLQVFSKGIEV
- a CDS encoding MXAN_5187 family protein, encoding MVRFKFFVFALLVLGLGVAHLPLVSGPLSADAVKGAASPATAAISELARALEARRSSVQALALSLAGNPDVVAAVQPHVEALPRGKGIRIVEPPVGERFNALRAALGERVPKPLTDSLVLGLVTAEGALYARGAGEASADEQFDPRSQQKVGSEGGVADAFGAPHVFFSVPVLWSPDGGHAQVAATVVLGAPVVHKAFLESAAVNSGVAALALVQGNQVLESAGAERELVAKALENVGAGKSGQVVERGSVRSLLAQVPRVRLPLLTNPSDTLGGDAPLAVGSRQSLGGGLEAVAVSSVRPFMTALANYQHDALFALLGLLGFSLVWTLLMGAGHPAATAAPKKQKKGGKQQEEPAGAPAAGPALASSAPLAGPVFLTPAPEPPTAGPEDFPFPGSPAPVRPAAVTASAETPFDAPSDTHPFAAPPVPAEPAFAQAPAPAGDLYPFTTPETPRGGDPFGTPTVPGKDPFGTPTVPGKDPFASQGGASLPFASTDSAASVPPAAPRRGAPFAFEDHPTAAYSLQQAADPFAAATAQARQNGGFDEDGGSPEPTRVAAIPRELLARSARPMTGEVNVPPSALGLHPGVASPMNAPQQQAGVTTSPFGTGTGAGAVALTEEQHFQEVFREFVQTRDQCGEPQDGLTYDKFVAKLRKNREQLVQKYACKTVRFQVYVKEGKAALKATPVKD